The genomic window TTGATTACGATAAATATGTAAAATTTGTAGAAGAGAATCAAACTATAGAAAATCCAAATGAACTAATTATTTCTTATGGTGTAGTTGATAGTGATGGTGTAAAAATTGAAATTTATAATATTGGAATTGTTGATATTTCTTTTGTATTTTAATTTTAAAGGGAATTTTATTACTTAGAAACTCTCTTAATTTTCTAAAATAATTCCCTAAATCTATGTAATATTAATTAACAAAAAATTAACAACTGTATGTTAGATTTAAATAAATCAACTTACAGGAAAAATATAAATGAAAAAAATTTATTTCTCTATATCATTGTGTTCATGTCTTTTTGCTCAAGATACAATTATATTAGAAAATATTTTAGTTACTACAAATAGTCCAACTGAAACAACAGCAGGAATTACAAGAGGTTATGAATCTATAACAGCTGATAGTGCTACAAAAACTAGAACACCATTAAAACAAATACCAAAATCTGTTCAAGTAATAAATAGTGAAGTTATGAATGATCAAGGTGTCCAATCAATTAGCGAAGCATTACATAATTCAAGTGGAGTTGTATCTAATAATCCATTAACTACTCCAGGATGGGATAGTACATTAGTTCGTGGGTTTGCAGCGGAACAATTACAAGATGGTTCAACTTTAGTTTACAATATGGGAGATAGAGAAAGTACAATTAATATAGAAAGAATTGAAGTATTAAAAGGTCCTAATGCTATTCTTTATGGTGGTAATTCAGGAACTCCAGTTGGTGGTTCTGTAAATCTTATATCAAAAATGCCAGAGAGTACACCCTTTACCCAATTAGGAACTACTATTGGAAGTAATAATTTAGTTAAACCATCATTTGATGTTAATCAACCTGTAAATGAATCAGTATTAGTAAGAGTTACAGGAGAATATACAAAAAGTGAAAGTCAAAATGATGTAATTGAAAGAAATAATTATAATGTTAATCCAACAGTTAAATTAAAAATAAAAGATGATACAACTGTAACATTACAAGGAAAAACTTCAAGATGGGAAGGTCAAGATTATCAAGGTTTACCAGCTGTTGGAACAATTGCTGGAGATTTTAAAATTGATAGAAATTTATTTATAGGTGATAATAATGTACCTGATTCAACATCTTCCCTTGATAGTATTGTTGCAAATGTGGAGCATGAATTTAATGATATTTGGTCTATAAGTACAAAAGCCTATGCTGCTAACAGCGAATTTGATGAAAGAATTCAATTAAATCTAGGTAATGAACCAATGATGGGTTCAACTTTTATGCTTTTAAATACAAGAATGTTTCAAGAACAACAAAGTAGAAGTTTAAATGCTGATGTAAAAGGAGAATTTTCTACTAATACTAAATTAATTTTTGGAGCTGAAACGAGCACTTTAGATGATAAAGGATTTATGGATAATATGGGGATGGCTTCTGGTATACAATCTGTTGATTTAACAAATCCAATATATTCTATTCCTTATACTGATGAAAATAGAGATATTTGGTCTGGTGAAGTTAATAATAAAACATCAAGTGTATATACACAAATTCAACAAACTTTTTTTGATAGATTACATTTATTAGCTGGTACAAAATTATCAAAACTTGTTGTAGATTTTGAGGATAACTGGGGTGGTGATAATACAACAGATAAAACAAAATTATTATTGCAAGGTGGAATAGCATACGATATAAATGATAATATTACACTATTTACAAGCTATAGTGAGGGAATGAAAGCTCCTGGTTGGTCTAATTATGAGAGTGCTCCAAAACCTATGGAATCTACACAATATGAAGCAGGTGTTAAATTTGATGCAGATAGTCAATTATCAGGTTCTTTGGCTGCATTTAAAATAGAAAGAAAAAATATTAGTGTTGCAAATCCTGCTACTAATGGATTAACAACTATACCAAATGGAGAAGAAGAAAGTAAAGGAGTAGAATTAGATTTAGTTTGGCAACCAACAACAAACTTCAGTCTATTAAGTAATTATACAAATACACATGCAGAATATACAAAAGATGCATCAAGTACAATACTTGATGGTAATAAACTTGGTGGAGTTCCTGAACATTCAGGTAGAATTTGGGCAAATTATAAATTTAGCGAGCCTATTTTTAAAGGATTTAGTGCAGGGGCTGGAATTTATGCACAATCAGAGACAATGCTAGATGGTACAAATAAATATGAAGTGCCAGGTTATCATACATATGATGCAAAAATTGCATATGCTCATAAATCATATGAAACATCTTTAGTTGTTAAAAATTTAACTGATAGAGATTATTATGAAAGATTAGATTATTATGGTGGAAGAGTTACAGCTGGACTAGAGAGAACATATCTAGTTAATTTTACTTATAAGTTTTAACATTTATTAATAGTAGAATATGCATCAAAAACTGCTCCAAAAGAAGCAGTTAAAATGATTACTTCAAAACTTTGTAATTACAGTAACAATATACAAAATGTAATTGAAAAGTGTTAATTTAACTAAAATTTAGTAAAGAAGAAAATATTTTATTTCTCTTCTTTACCTTCATTTCCTTCACCTTCTTCTTTTCCAAAAGTTTTTTCTAAACCAGTTATTAACTCTTGAGTTTGAGATTCTGTAAGTTTAGCTTCTGGATGAGTTGGTAAATAGAACCATGGTGGCATATCTCCACCTTTTAACTCTTTTGCTGCTTCATCGCCTTTATTTTTTTTCTGGAAGCCCCAAGTAGAAACATTAAAATGTTCTCTTCCCTCATCAACATCATTAGCAACTAACCATGAAACAGGAGCAACTTTGCTATACCAAGGATAAATTGTTTGATTTGAGTGACAATTCGCACAGGCATTATTAAAAAGCTCTTTTGTTCGTGGTGAATCCCAAGTTGGTTCAGCAACAACTGGTGGGTTTGTATATGTTTTTCCATAAGGAATAAATTGTATTGCTACGGCTACAAGAACAGTGCCGATAACTACTTTTCCAATCATTTTAGCTCCTAAAATTTTATATGACAAATTATATAGGAAATATGTCAAGATAGTATTGACATATTACTGTATTAAAAATTGAGTTAATTTATGGCATTATTTCACAACTAATTTTATTAAAAGAGAAAAAATATGAACAAATATTGTAATAATTCAGATGTTTATGAATCAAACTGTATTCCAAAAACTGTAGATGCATCAATTGCAGTTTTAACTCCAAAAGAAGATAAAGATTTTATTGTTAGAAAAGTGACTCTAGCTATTGATGGTTCTATGCCAAATCATATAAATGAAATTCAACATCAACAATATGTTTTAAAAGGTGAAGCAAAAGTAATAGTTGGTGATGAAGAGTATCACGCAAAAGCTGGAGATTTTATTTATATTCCAGCTGGAGTAGCTCATAGATATGATGCTTGTTATGGTAGCGGTTATGAGTTCTTATGTATGATTACAACTAAAGAAGATAAATTAACAATGTTATAAAATATGCAGACTTATACTTTAAGTCTGTTTTATTTTTTAATCAAAAATTTATTATAAAACTACTAAATACCTTTTCTTTCCTTCTTATAATATAATTTCTTCAATAAAGAACAAAAATTTACTAATAACTAAATAATCATAATTTTTCAAATTGAATTAAGTTTACAGAATGTACAATCAATGTAATAACAATTATAAATTATAAATAAGGAGTACATTATGAATAAAAATAGAATCTTAGTTTTAAGTGACCTTAGAGAATTTACTGAGACAGTTGCACAAAAAGCTATATCATTTGCAAATAATTATGAAAGAGAAATTGATGTGCTTCATGTAGAAGATGAATCTTTTCTAAAATTTTTTAAAGAAAAAACAGAGTGTTCTTTAGATAAAAGTAAATCAATTTTAAGTGCTATTTATAAAGATAAAGCAAATATTTTTTGTAAATGTGGGAATTTTATTGAAATTGTAAAAGATCATATATTAAAAAATAATATATCTTTAGTAATTGTAGGATTTAAAAGAGAAAGAACTTTTATAGAAGATATTTTTAATGGTTCTAATTTAAGTTCAATAATAAGAAAATTAAATATTCCTGTTTTAGTAATTAAAACAGAAGATAAACCTATTTATAAAAATATTTTAATCCCAACAGATTTATCTAAAGCATCAAAAAGTAATATTAAATATTTAGTATCAATATTCCCAGAAGCAAATTTTCATATTGAACATTATTATAAAGCATTTTTTGAAGACAGAGTTAAATTATATGGTTTTGACGATGAAGAAGCAAATGATTTTGTAGATTTTTATGCACAAGAAGCTGAAGAAAATTTAAATAAATTTATAGAAAAATTAGAACTTAATTCTGATATAAAAGTATTTACTAAAGCAAAAAAATATTTAGATATAAAAACGATGGTTGAAGAATCTATTGAGTATAAAACAATTGATTTATTAAGTCTTTCAGTTGGAACAAGTCTTAGTATTTTCTCTTTTGATTTACTAGAACATTCATCAAAAGATGTGATTATTTATAGAATTGATGAAGACAGCTTAGACTAAAAATTATTATATTGATATTCTTTTATAAGGTAAAAAAATAGTAGTTAAATAATTAAGAAAATAAATTTAATTTATTTTCTTAATTAAAATATTTATTTTTGAGTGTTCTACTAAATAAAATGCAAAAAAACTAAAAAAACCTGTGGTATGAACAGCAATTAAATCAGTTTTTATATCTTTTGTATCTTTAATAAAATTTTCTACACTTAATGCAGTTTCTCTTATTATAAATCTTTTATTATTTTTAATTTCTAATGAATTATAAAAATCATATGCTTCTTTTAATAAATTTTCTTTTGCTTCTTTTTGAAAGTCACTTGTTTCTTCTTGTTCAAAACTATAAAAATTTAATCTTCTTTCAATAGGTAATAAGTAAGAATAATAAATCTTTATTTTGGCATCAGGAAATAATTTAGATACTTCAGTTATGTATTCTTTTGATTCCACTGATAAATCTGTAGGAATTAAAATATTATTAAAACAAATATTTTTTTTAGATTTCATTATTAAACTAAGAGTATTTAAATTTCTAACAATATCTTTTGTATTTGAACTTTCAAAAAATCTACTTATAAAATCATTTTTTTTGCTATATCCCAAAATAACTAATGAAATAGACAATTTATCCACATGATATGCAACTTGTTCTTCAACATTTCCCTCAACACAAAAAAATTGTTTTTCTTCTAAAATAGGAAAATATTTTTTAAGTATTTTAAACCCTTTATTTTTAGTAATGTCTTTATTAACTTTTTCTTGAAGTAATTTATTTTCTATTACATGAATAATATAAAGTTCATTTTCACTGTGTTGAATGTAGTTTAAAATATTTTCAATAATTTTAAAACTTTTTTGCGAAAAATCAGTTGCAAACAAGATTTTATTTTTTGTCATTTTATACTCCTATTTTATATATTATCTATTCTAGCATAAGAGAATTATAATATCGATTATTAATTTGCTTTAAATATTTTAAGATATAATCGCAATTATTTATTAAATTTGAGAAGGATTTTATGGAATCAATTGAACTATATCTATTAATTACAGCTTTTTTGATGCTTTTGAGTGTATTAGCTAGTAAATTATCAACAAATTTTGGTATTCCATCGTTATTTATTTTTTTAGGTTTAGGTATGCTTGCTGGTTCTGATGGAATTTTAGGAATACATTTTGATAATGTTGAATTAGCACAGAATATTGGAACTTTAGCATTGATTTTTATTCTATTTGGTGGTGGTTTAGATACAGCTTGGAAAGCAATCAAGCCTGTTTTAAAAGATGGTTTAATTTTAGCTACTTTAGGAGTGTTATTAACCGCATTTTTTGTAGCTTTATGTGTATACTATATTCTTGATTTTACTTTTTTAGAATCTTTGTTATTAGGTGCAATTATTTCATCAACTGATGCAGCAGCTGTTTTTGCAATACTTAGAGCAAAAGGTATTTCACTAAAGAAAAAACTCACTCCTCTTCTAGAATTAGAATCAGGTAGTAATGACCCTATGGCAATTTTCTTAACAGTTGCAATTTTACAAATTTTATTATTACCTGAAAGTTCTTCTGTATATGAATGGATTTTTAAATTTTTCTTACAATTTATTATTGGTGGAGCTTTAGG from Arcobacter venerupis includes these protein-coding regions:
- a CDS encoding TonB-dependent siderophore receptor, with the translated sequence MKKIYFSISLCSCLFAQDTIILENILVTTNSPTETTAGITRGYESITADSATKTRTPLKQIPKSVQVINSEVMNDQGVQSISEALHNSSGVVSNNPLTTPGWDSTLVRGFAAEQLQDGSTLVYNMGDRESTINIERIEVLKGPNAILYGGNSGTPVGGSVNLISKMPESTPFTQLGTTIGSNNLVKPSFDVNQPVNESVLVRVTGEYTKSESQNDVIERNNYNVNPTVKLKIKDDTTVTLQGKTSRWEGQDYQGLPAVGTIAGDFKIDRNLFIGDNNVPDSTSSLDSIVANVEHEFNDIWSISTKAYAANSEFDERIQLNLGNEPMMGSTFMLLNTRMFQEQQSRSLNADVKGEFSTNTKLIFGAETSTLDDKGFMDNMGMASGIQSVDLTNPIYSIPYTDENRDIWSGEVNNKTSSVYTQIQQTFFDRLHLLAGTKLSKLVVDFEDNWGGDNTTDKTKLLLQGGIAYDINDNITLFTSYSEGMKAPGWSNYESAPKPMESTQYEAGVKFDADSQLSGSLAAFKIERKNISVANPATNGLTTIPNGEEESKGVELDLVWQPTTNFSLLSNYTNTHAEYTKDASSTILDGNKLGGVPEHSGRIWANYKFSEPIFKGFSAGAGIYAQSETMLDGTNKYEVPGYHTYDAKIAYAHKSYETSLVVKNLTDRDYYERLDYYGGRVTAGLERTYLVNFTYKF
- a CDS encoding heme-binding domain-containing protein, with the translated sequence MIGKVVIGTVLVAVAIQFIPYGKTYTNPPVVAEPTWDSPRTKELFNNACANCHSNQTIYPWYSKVAPVSWLVANDVDEGREHFNVSTWGFQKKNKGDEAAKELKGGDMPPWFYLPTHPEAKLTESQTQELITGLEKTFGKEEGEGNEGKEEK
- a CDS encoding cupin domain-containing protein — translated: MNKYCNNSDVYESNCIPKTVDASIAVLTPKEDKDFIVRKVTLAIDGSMPNHINEIQHQQYVLKGEAKVIVGDEEYHAKAGDFIYIPAGVAHRYDACYGSGYEFLCMITTKEDKLTML
- a CDS encoding universal stress protein gives rise to the protein MNKNRILVLSDLREFTETVAQKAISFANNYEREIDVLHVEDESFLKFFKEKTECSLDKSKSILSAIYKDKANIFCKCGNFIEIVKDHILKNNISLVIVGFKRERTFIEDIFNGSNLSSIIRKLNIPVLVIKTEDKPIYKNILIPTDLSKASKSNIKYLVSIFPEANFHIEHYYKAFFEDRVKLYGFDDEEANDFVDFYAQEAEENLNKFIEKLELNSDIKVFTKAKKYLDIKTMVEESIEYKTIDLLSLSVGTSLSIFSFDLLEHSSKDVIIYRIDEDSLD
- a CDS encoding universal stress protein, encoding MTKNKILFATDFSQKSFKIIENILNYIQHSENELYIIHVIENKLLQEKVNKDITKNKGFKILKKYFPILEEKQFFCVEGNVEEQVAYHVDKLSISLVILGYSKKNDFISRFFESSNTKDIVRNLNTLSLIMKSKKNICFNNILIPTDLSVESKEYITEVSKLFPDAKIKIYYSYLLPIERRLNFYSFEQEETSDFQKEAKENLLKEAYDFYNSLEIKNNKRFIIRETALSVENFIKDTKDIKTDLIAVHTTGFFSFFAFYLVEHSKINILIKKIN